A single region of the Desulfovibrio sp. ZJ209 genome encodes:
- a CDS encoding LlaJI family restriction endonuclease — MKVSGYFAREGEECTTAELFKKFCLSNETGEQFLSLLLQYGVLAPQKRNSGERVFKFSFVGIVVFKDLILRCYPKYIRSTATPHKAFAQVMKVLRCHARQSKVEFAPGGENEPMGFSLIAEALALLDDYAEHGLYSHPVADAEYNGTGEILWDKTLGAVDPFFCEDIPLYLDFHTKRTVDDTSDYVTRLHKFILTECSRLLEDADLLSMFGLSPLRLSDEPSEHFGPEEYVLQRLRAELDIQFESHKQELLRRLLRYIERRESLTAEPLHLYGTTSFETVWEKVCARAFGNQLNVLLEKLPLRAPLHAACRGETTLISLIKRPEWHLASGDFSGNGTLIPDIAVLYRHNGETVFLILDAKYYTYATLRDNHPGIGDIDKQYLYEVAFRPFLETHGIHRVENIFLLPGEGGKLEYKGYVEFALLKNLGCEAIKIVLVPAEQVFAAYLKDAAKENLAQSLLCEVEQNHLIPH, encoded by the coding sequence ATGAAAGTTTCCGGCTATTTTGCACGCGAAGGGGAAGAGTGCACCACGGCGGAACTTTTTAAAAAATTTTGTCTCTCAAACGAGACTGGGGAACAATTCCTGTCTCTTCTGCTGCAATATGGCGTGCTTGCACCCCAAAAGCGAAACTCGGGGGAACGGGTATTCAAATTTTCCTTTGTCGGCATCGTCGTTTTCAAGGATCTCATTCTCCGCTGTTATCCGAAATATATCCGCAGTACCGCAACGCCGCACAAGGCCTTTGCGCAGGTGATGAAGGTGCTCCGCTGCCATGCCCGGCAAAGCAAGGTCGAATTTGCCCCCGGCGGCGAAAACGAGCCCATGGGCTTCAGCCTGATTGCCGAAGCGCTCGCCCTGCTGGACGATTATGCGGAGCATGGGCTTTATTCACATCCTGTCGCTGACGCGGAGTACAACGGCACAGGCGAGATCCTTTGGGACAAAACGCTCGGCGCCGTAGACCCGTTTTTCTGCGAGGACATCCCCCTCTATCTGGATTTTCACACCAAAAGGACGGTGGACGACACAAGCGACTATGTGACGCGGCTCCACAAGTTCATTCTCACCGAATGCTCCCGGCTCCTCGAAGACGCCGACCTCCTCTCCATGTTCGGCTTGAGCCCGCTGCGGCTGTCGGACGAGCCCAGCGAGCACTTCGGGCCGGAGGAATACGTCCTGCAACGGCTTCGCGCGGAACTCGACATCCAGTTCGAAAGCCATAAACAGGAGCTGCTGCGCCGGCTTCTCCGCTACATCGAGCGCCGTGAGTCCTTGACGGCCGAGCCCCTGCACCTCTATGGCACCACCAGCTTCGAGACCGTGTGGGAAAAGGTGTGCGCCCGGGCTTTTGGCAACCAGCTCAATGTCCTGCTGGAAAAGCTGCCGCTGCGCGCGCCCCTGCATGCGGCCTGCAGAGGGGAAACAACGCTCATAAGCCTTATCAAAAGGCCGGAGTGGCATCTGGCATCAGGGGATTTTTCCGGCAATGGCACGCTCATTCCCGACATCGCTGTTTTGTATCGCCACAACGGGGAAACGGTTTTCCTCATCCTTGACGCCAAGTATTACACGTATGCAACTTTACGGGACAACCATCCGGGCATCGGCGATATTGACAAGCAATACCTGTACGAAGTGGCCTTCAGGCCCTTTCTTGAGACGCATGGCATACACCGGGTAGAGAACATATTTCTGCTGCCCGGCGAAGGGGGCAAGCTGGAGTATAAAGGCTATGTGGAATTTGCCCTGCTCAAAAATCTCGGCTGTGAAGCTATAAAAATCGTGCTTGTTCCGGCGGAACAGGTCTTCGCCGCGTATCTTAAGGACGCCGCGAAAGAAAATCTCGCCCAAAGCCTCCTCTGTGAAGTGGAGCAGAACCACTTGATCCCCCATTGA
- the cbiM gene encoding cobalt transporter CbiM — protein MHIAEGVLSPAVLGAGAALGAAGVALGLRHMDGGRLMEAGILSAAFFVGSLIHVPIGVTSAHLLLTGLLGVLLGWAAFPAILAALLLQALLFQYGGLTTLGVNTFTMGTSAVVAWYAWRGIRRLWPGPAGEKFAAFCGGALGVALSALLTALALAFTNEGFVTAARLLLLAHLPVMAAEGFVTMITVAFIARVRPEMLAEALPVSAPAASPRKED, from the coding sequence ATGCACATCGCGGAAGGTGTCCTTTCCCCAGCGGTGCTCGGCGCGGGCGCCGCGCTCGGCGCCGCCGGCGTTGCCCTCGGCCTGCGGCACATGGACGGCGGCCGCCTCATGGAGGCGGGCATCCTCTCCGCCGCCTTCTTCGTGGGCTCGCTCATCCATGTGCCCATCGGCGTGACGAGCGCGCACCTCCTGCTCACCGGGCTGCTCGGCGTGCTCCTGGGCTGGGCGGCCTTCCCGGCCATCCTCGCCGCGCTCCTGCTCCAGGCGCTGCTCTTCCAGTACGGCGGCCTGACCACGCTCGGCGTCAACACCTTCACCATGGGCACTTCCGCCGTGGTCGCCTGGTACGCGTGGCGCGGCATCCGGCGCCTCTGGCCCGGGCCTGCCGGCGAAAAATTCGCCGCCTTCTGCGGCGGCGCGCTCGGCGTGGCCCTTTCCGCCCTCTTGACGGCGCTTGCCCTCGCCTTTACCAATGAGGGCTTCGTCACCGCCGCCAGGCTGCTCCTGCTGGCGCATTTGCCGGTCATGGCAGCCGAGGGCTTCGTCACCATGATCACCGTGGCCTTCATCGCCCGCGTGCGGCCGGAAATGCTCGCCGAGGCTCTGCCCGTGAGCGCCCCGGCAGCGAGCCCCCGCAAGGAGGACTGA
- a CDS encoding flagellar hook-basal body protein, with product MQDALFSGLFGALTTEHRMNFIANNLANVNTTGYKRQTLAFKDTMAYYAHDEIREPLMHLRSEPLFPEPKNMARPRIAVSQIDFSQGSMEFTGNPLDVCINGENAFFRVTTPNGDYLTRSGHFVLSSDGTVMTASGYPLQGTGGNIVIPPGTRNVVIGGDGQVSADGVVVNQIALFSVDSPHNLEKLGANLYKTRDGTNAGEGDAYAGGARLEQGFTEKANVEVVSEMVNMIEVNRQFEAYQKVMQTADTLDRAANDKVGRRVG from the coding sequence ATGCAGGACGCACTGTTTAGCGGGCTTTTCGGCGCGCTGACCACCGAACACCGCATGAATTTCATCGCCAATAATTTGGCGAACGTGAATACCACGGGCTACAAGCGCCAAACGCTCGCCTTCAAGGACACCATGGCCTACTACGCCCATGACGAGATCCGCGAGCCGCTCATGCACCTGCGCTCCGAGCCGCTCTTTCCCGAGCCCAAGAACATGGCGCGGCCGCGCATCGCGGTCTCGCAGATCGACTTTTCGCAGGGCTCCATGGAGTTCACGGGCAACCCGCTCGACGTGTGCATCAACGGCGAGAACGCCTTTTTCCGCGTGACCACGCCCAATGGCGACTACCTCACGCGCAGCGGGCATTTCGTGCTCTCGAGCGACGGCACCGTCATGACGGCGAGTGGCTATCCCCTGCAGGGCACGGGCGGCAACATCGTCATCCCGCCGGGCACGCGCAATGTGGTCATCGGCGGCGACGGCCAGGTCTCGGCGGACGGCGTGGTCGTCAACCAGATCGCGCTTTTCAGCGTGGACAGTCCGCACAATCTGGAAAAGCTCGGCGCCAATCTCTACAAGACGCGCGACGGGACCAATGCCGGCGAGGGCGACGCCTATGCCGGCGGCGCGCGCCTGGAGCAGGGTTTTACGGAAAAGGCCAATGTGGAAGTGGTTTCGGAAATGGTGAACATGATCGAGGTGAACCGCCAGTTCGAGGCCTACCAGAAAGTGATGCAGACCGCGGACACCCTCGACCGCGCGGCCAATGACAAGGTGGGCAGGCGCGTCGGCTAG
- the fba gene encoding class II fructose-1,6-bisphosphate aldolase has product MPLVGPKEMFAAAYAGHYAIGAFNVNNMEIIQGIMWAAAEEKSPVILQVSAGARKYAGQVYIMKLVEAALQEDPGIPVVVHLDHGPTFEMCRDCIDGGFTSVMIDGSHLPYEENVALTKKVVDYAHPRGVWVEAELGKLAGVEEHVSSAEHVYTDPDQAVDFVDRTGCDSLAVAIGTSHGAYKFKGDAKLDFPRLEAISAKLPGYPLVLHGASSVPEKFVKLCNEYGGKVGGARGVPEDMLRKAATMGVCKINVDTDIRLAVTATIRQFFVEHPEQFDPRSYLAPAREAVKEMVAHKIRDVMGSAGKA; this is encoded by the coding sequence ATGCCGCTTGTCGGACCCAAGGAGATGTTCGCGGCCGCCTATGCGGGCCACTATGCCATCGGCGCGTTCAACGTCAATAATATGGAGATCATCCAGGGCATCATGTGGGCGGCCGCCGAAGAGAAATCGCCGGTCATCCTGCAGGTGTCCGCCGGCGCGCGCAAATACGCGGGCCAGGTCTACATCATGAAGCTCGTGGAAGCGGCCCTGCAGGAAGATCCGGGCATTCCCGTCGTCGTCCACCTCGACCACGGCCCCACCTTCGAGATGTGCCGCGACTGCATCGACGGCGGTTTCACCTCGGTCATGATCGACGGCTCGCACCTGCCCTACGAGGAAAACGTGGCCCTCACCAAGAAGGTGGTGGACTACGCGCACCCGCGCGGCGTGTGGGTCGAGGCGGAGCTCGGCAAGCTCGCCGGAGTGGAGGAGCATGTCTCCTCGGCGGAGCATGTCTATACCGACCCGGACCAGGCGGTGGACTTCGTCGACCGCACCGGCTGCGACTCGCTGGCCGTGGCCATCGGCACGAGCCACGGCGCCTACAAGTTCAAGGGCGACGCCAAGCTGGACTTCCCCCGGCTCGAGGCCATCAGCGCCAAGCTCCCTGGCTATCCGCTGGTGCTGCACGGCGCCTCCAGCGTGCCCGAGAAATTCGTCAAGCTCTGCAACGAGTACGGCGGCAAGGTGGGCGGCGCCCGGGGCGTGCCCGAAGACATGCTGCGCAAGGCGGCCACCATGGGCGTGTGCAAGATCAACGTGGATACCGACATCCGCCTCGCGGTCACGGCCACCATCCGCCAGTTCTTCGTGGAGCATCCCGAGCAGTTCGACCCGCGCTCCTACCTCGCGCCCGCGCGCGAGGCCGTCAAGGAAATGGTGGCCCACAAGATCCGCGATGTCATGGGCTCCGCGGGCAAGGCCTAG
- the flgA gene encoding flagellar basal body P-ring formation chaperone FlgA gives MLRRGWRGAARPQVLAAAAPDGWALALAALGLALALLIQLWAPAAAHAGAQGGVPQAVWQDSDRNHRRSPAQVKNQLRTPQVRAGKVPLPENAQAERQAKTRNLVATGAAPLPAAPAPGDQLPMLGENDWRLKVAPAAVTNGDMVRLGEIVTPLGQMDPALWNDLRERELWPAPPEEGKPLQINRSKLSQVLHQALGKEYAGRCILPSSLVIQRGGLVFREDDLRSYVVKSLTPQLQAMPGEAELTDFRLPEYIFLAHSGQRVQLEPGKLSPGRVPLRFAVQEADGTVLRRVAATANLTLWITVPAAGRPLSKGEMLSPEAVTFMRVNAGQLKDVPWDGQGGPWQVVRSVGTGEPILQSDLVNRLTVRRGNILTLRYERGNVQMTIQAEALADGEPGATIPVRNLQTKKQVYATVKDGSTVEIR, from the coding sequence ATGCTACGCAGAGGATGGCGGGGCGCGGCGCGGCCGCAGGTGCTCGCCGCCGCGGCCCCCGACGGATGGGCGCTCGCGCTCGCCGCGCTGGGCCTCGCGCTCGCCCTGCTCATCCAGCTCTGGGCGCCCGCGGCGGCCCATGCCGGGGCCCAGGGCGGCGTGCCCCAGGCCGTCTGGCAGGACAGCGACCGCAACCACCGCCGCTCGCCCGCGCAGGTGAAGAACCAGCTGCGCACGCCGCAGGTGCGCGCGGGCAAGGTGCCGCTGCCCGAAAACGCGCAGGCGGAGCGGCAGGCCAAGACGCGCAACCTCGTGGCCACGGGCGCGGCCCCGCTCCCGGCGGCCCCGGCCCCGGGCGACCAGCTCCCCATGCTGGGCGAAAACGACTGGCGCCTCAAGGTGGCGCCGGCGGCCGTGACCAATGGCGACATGGTGCGCCTTGGCGAGATCGTCACGCCCCTCGGCCAGATGGACCCGGCCCTCTGGAACGATTTGCGCGAGCGCGAGCTCTGGCCCGCGCCGCCGGAGGAGGGCAAGCCCCTCCAGATCAACCGTTCCAAGCTCTCGCAGGTGTTGCACCAGGCCTTGGGCAAGGAATACGCGGGCCGCTGCATCTTGCCGTCCTCGCTGGTCATCCAGCGCGGGGGCCTCGTCTTTCGGGAAGACGACTTGCGTTCCTATGTTGTCAAAAGCCTGACGCCGCAGCTCCAGGCCATGCCGGGCGAAGCGGAACTGACGGATTTTCGCCTGCCGGAATACATTTTTCTCGCCCACAGCGGTCAGCGCGTGCAGCTCGAGCCGGGCAAGCTCTCGCCCGGGCGCGTGCCCCTGCGCTTTGCCGTGCAGGAGGCGGACGGCACCGTCCTCAGGCGCGTGGCGGCCACGGCCAACCTCACGCTCTGGATAACCGTGCCCGCGGCCGGCCGCCCGCTCTCCAAGGGGGAGATGCTTTCGCCCGAGGCCGTGACCTTCATGCGCGTCAACGCGGGCCAGCTCAAGGACGTGCCCTGGGACGGCCAGGGCGGCCCCTGGCAGGTGGTGCGCTCCGTGGGCACGGGCGAGCCCATCCTGCAAAGCGACCTTGTGAACCGCCTCACGGTGCGCCGCGGCAATATCCTGACCCTGCGCTACGAGCGCGGCAATGTCCAGATGACCATCCAGGCCGAGGCCCTGGCCGACGGCGAGCCGGGCGCGACCATCCCGGTGCGGAATTTGCAAACGAAGAAACAAGTCTATGCCACCGTCAAGGACGGCAGCACAGTTGAGATCCGCTAG
- a CDS encoding DUF4198 domain-containing protein yields the protein MRIPRLAPALAALVFLLAHAGPAGAHFGMVIPSAPTVTERAAADLTLDIAFAHPQERKSMVMEKPRAFQVFRDGKAEDLIGTLKEVKFLDHKAWQAKYRIARPGVYQFAVEPEPYFEPAENCYIIHYAKTVVAAFGAEEGWAEPLGLKTEIVPLTRPFANYAGNVFAGRVLLDGKPVPGAEVEVEFWNRDGRHEAPDVYYVTQVVRADENGVFVYGVPWAGWWGFAALNEGGERPGPDNKPVQVELGAVLWVDFVAPITH from the coding sequence ATGCGCATCCCCCGTCTCGCTCCGGCCCTTGCGGCCCTTGTGTTCCTTCTCGCCCACGCAGGGCCGGCCGGCGCGCATTTCGGCATGGTCATCCCCTCCGCGCCCACGGTGACGGAGAGAGCCGCTGCGGACCTCACGCTGGACATCGCCTTCGCCCACCCGCAGGAGCGCAAGAGCATGGTCATGGAAAAGCCGCGCGCCTTCCAGGTCTTCCGCGACGGCAAGGCCGAAGACCTGATCGGCACGCTCAAGGAGGTGAAATTCCTCGACCACAAGGCCTGGCAGGCCAAGTATCGCATCGCGCGGCCCGGCGTCTACCAGTTCGCCGTGGAGCCCGAACCCTATTTTGAGCCGGCGGAAAACTGCTATATCATCCACTACGCCAAGACCGTCGTCGCCGCTTTCGGCGCCGAGGAAGGCTGGGCGGAGCCGCTGGGCCTCAAGACCGAGATCGTGCCCCTGACGCGGCCCTTTGCCAACTATGCGGGCAATGTGTTCGCCGGCCGCGTGCTCCTCGACGGCAAGCCCGTGCCCGGGGCCGAGGTGGAGGTGGAGTTCTGGAACCGCGACGGCCGGCACGAGGCGCCCGACGTATACTATGTCACTCAGGTGGTGCGCGCGGACGAAAACGGCGTCTTTGTCTACGGCGTGCCCTGGGCCGGCTGGTGGGGCTTCGCGGCCCTCAATGAGGGCGGCGAGCGCCCGGGCCCGGACAACAAGCCCGTTCAGGTGGAGCTCGGCGCGGTGCTCTGGGTGGACTTTGTGGCGCCCATCACGCACTAA
- the hydE gene encoding [FeFe] hydrogenase H-cluster radical SAM maturase HydE: MDRADILHLLNEADGESVRAAAERELMRAKGTRVFVRGLIEFSNVCRRNCRYCGLRVQNRALSRYALTQAEVLDEAARAVALGVDSIVLQSGEGASDAAWLAEVVREIVTGLSVPVALCVGECPEGDYALWREAGATRYLLKHETADAALYARLHPGHTLAERVACLRVLKGLGYATGTGFMTGLPGQTVESLADDILLARELGVAMCGAGPFIPQAQTPLGEAPGGTAAQNLRVLSVLRLALPEADLPATTALASLSPGGQAEGLRAGANVLMPSFTPEARRADYRIYDHKAPVSLADAASAIAQAGRTARILDPVRGDA; encoded by the coding sequence ATGGACCGCGCGGACATCCTGCATCTGCTTAATGAGGCCGACGGCGAAAGCGTGCGTGCCGCGGCCGAGCGGGAGCTCATGCGCGCCAAGGGGACACGCGTCTTTGTGCGCGGGCTCATCGAGTTTTCCAATGTCTGCCGCCGCAACTGCCGCTATTGCGGCCTGCGCGTGCAGAACCGGGCGCTTTCTCGCTATGCGCTCACGCAGGCGGAGGTGCTGGACGAGGCCGCCCGCGCCGTGGCCCTGGGCGTTGACAGCATCGTGCTCCAGTCGGGCGAGGGGGCGTCCGATGCGGCGTGGCTCGCCGAAGTGGTGCGCGAGATAGTGACGGGCCTCTCCGTGCCGGTTGCCCTGTGCGTGGGCGAGTGCCCGGAGGGGGACTACGCCCTCTGGCGCGAAGCCGGGGCCACGCGCTACCTGCTCAAGCACGAGACCGCGGACGCGGCCCTCTATGCGCGGCTGCATCCGGGCCACACGCTCGCTGAGCGCGTCGCCTGCCTGCGCGTCCTGAAAGGCCTCGGTTATGCCACGGGCACGGGCTTCATGACCGGGCTTCCGGGGCAGACGGTGGAATCCCTCGCCGACGACATCCTGCTCGCGCGGGAGCTCGGCGTCGCCATGTGCGGCGCGGGCCCCTTCATCCCGCAGGCGCAAACGCCGCTGGGAGAGGCGCCGGGCGGCACGGCGGCGCAGAATTTGCGCGTGCTCTCCGTGCTGCGCCTGGCGCTTCCCGAAGCGGACCTCCCGGCCACCACGGCCCTCGCGAGCCTTTCGCCGGGCGGACAGGCCGAGGGCCTCAGGGCCGGGGCCAATGTGCTCATGCCGAGTTTCACCCCGGAGGCGCGCCGCGCCGACTACCGCATCTATGACCACAAGGCCCCGGTGAGCCTGGCCGACGCCGCGAGCGCCATCGCCCAAGCGGGGCGGACAGCCCGTATACTGGACCCTGTACGGGGCGACGCGTGA
- a CDS encoding flagellar basal body L-ring protein FlgH, which produces MKRKALTAALGAAFLLCTACGGGGSYKRPALQQPVTPPQEYRQEVDGRNNPGSLFAASEEETLFADSRAHRVGDIVVVKMVESTKAQNKAETSADKDNQNNYEVAAMFGKSKTGFIPFVGIGPQASVGLPALNTTSQSDFSASGKTKRENYVTTSMAARVLRVLPGGLLQIEGAREIRVNEETEFMVVRGMIRSRDVDADNSILSTKIADASIEYYGKGVLADKQKPGWFTRLMDNIWPF; this is translated from the coding sequence ATGAAACGCAAGGCACTGACAGCGGCCCTGGGGGCGGCTTTCCTGCTCTGCACGGCCTGCGGCGGCGGGGGCTCCTACAAGCGCCCGGCGCTCCAGCAGCCCGTCACTCCGCCGCAGGAATACCGCCAGGAAGTGGACGGCCGCAACAATCCGGGTTCGCTCTTCGCGGCCAGCGAGGAGGAAACGCTCTTTGCGGACAGCCGCGCCCACCGCGTGGGCGACATCGTGGTGGTCAAGATGGTGGAGAGCACCAAGGCCCAGAACAAGGCCGAGACCAGCGCGGACAAGGACAACCAGAACAACTACGAAGTGGCGGCCATGTTCGGCAAGAGCAAGACCGGCTTCATCCCCTTCGTGGGCATCGGGCCGCAGGCCTCGGTGGGCCTGCCCGCGCTGAACACCACCTCGCAGAGCGACTTTTCCGCCTCGGGCAAGACCAAGCGCGAGAACTATGTCACCACCTCCATGGCGGCGCGCGTGCTCCGGGTGCTTCCGGGCGGCCTGCTCCAGATCGAGGGCGCGCGTGAGATTCGCGTCAACGAGGAGACCGAGTTCATGGTGGTGCGCGGCATGATCCGCTCGCGTGACGTGGATGCGGACAACAGCATCCTCTCCACCAAGATAGCGGACGCGAGCATCGAGTATTACGGCAAGGGCGTGCTCGCCGACAAGCAGAAGCCCGGCTGGTTCACCAGGCTCATGGACAATATCTGGCCCTTCTAG
- a CDS encoding cobalamin biosynthesis protein CbiL: MPRSFPFLSLFLPMALLLAMLALPADALAHRVNIFAWVEGENIVAECGFNRAAPVRGGIVTVYDAGDGTVLLQGRTNERGVFVFAVPEAVREGHGLRIEVNAGEGHVNDWTMTAAEINEARDLGHGFLQAAPATAAKPPATATTSIAPAPEAPAAPAPLTAAEVRTIVAEALASGLAPVRRELAALSSPGPSVRDIVGGLGWIMGLVGIACWFLARRRQQKP; this comes from the coding sequence ATGCCCCGGAGCTTTCCCTTTTTATCGCTCTTTCTCCCCATGGCGCTCCTGCTTGCCATGCTGGCGCTGCCCGCGGACGCGCTGGCGCACCGGGTGAACATTTTCGCCTGGGTCGAAGGCGAGAACATCGTGGCGGAGTGCGGCTTCAACCGCGCCGCCCCCGTGCGCGGGGGCATCGTCACCGTCTATGACGCCGGGGACGGCACGGTACTGCTCCAGGGGCGCACCAACGAAAGGGGCGTCTTCGTGTTCGCCGTGCCCGAGGCCGTGCGGGAGGGGCATGGCCTGCGCATCGAGGTCAATGCGGGCGAGGGCCATGTCAATGACTGGACCATGACCGCGGCAGAAATCAACGAGGCCCGCGACCTGGGCCACGGCTTTCTCCAGGCCGCGCCGGCCACGGCCGCCAAGCCCCCGGCCACCGCCACCACTTCGATAGCTCCGGCCCCGGAGGCCCCTGCGGCACCGGCCCCGCTCACCGCAGCGGAAGTACGGACCATCGTGGCCGAGGCGCTGGCGAGCGGCCTCGCGCCCGTCCGGCGGGAGCTGGCCGCGCTCTCCTCCCCGGGGCCTTCGGTGCGCGACATTGTGGGCGGCCTCGGCTGGATCATGGGCCTCGTGGGCATCGCCTGCTGGTTCCTGGCCCGGCGCAGGCAGCAGAAGCCCTAG
- the flgG gene encoding flagellar basal-body rod protein FlgG, with protein sequence MMRSLYTGATGMVAQQLNIDVISNNLANVNTTGFKKSRAEFEDLMYQTMKIAGSITEGDNMLPVGIQVGMGVRPTAVHKFFTQGDFQNTGNALDVAIEGDGFFQVDVNGDLMYTRAGSFKLNQDGTVVTANGYILQPEFTVPAETKNISISANGHIAALDSEGQEIAGADIPLYTFINPAGLDARGRNLYTPTEASGDEQEGVPGTDNVGTLAQGFLEMSNVEVVDEMVNMIVGQRAYEVNSKSIQTSDSMLGIAVQLKRS encoded by the coding sequence ATGATGCGTTCCCTGTATACCGGAGCCACGGGCATGGTGGCCCAGCAGCTCAACATCGACGTCATTTCCAACAACCTCGCCAACGTGAACACCACGGGCTTCAAGAAGAGCCGCGCCGAGTTCGAGGACCTCATGTACCAGACCATGAAGATCGCGGGCTCCATCACCGAGGGCGACAACATGCTGCCCGTGGGCATCCAGGTGGGCATGGGCGTGCGCCCCACGGCCGTGCACAAGTTCTTCACCCAGGGCGACTTCCAGAACACGGGCAACGCGCTCGACGTTGCCATCGAGGGCGACGGCTTCTTCCAGGTGGATGTGAACGGCGACCTCATGTACACCCGCGCGGGCTCGTTCAAGCTCAACCAGGACGGCACCGTGGTCACGGCCAACGGCTACATCCTCCAGCCCGAATTCACCGTGCCCGCGGAGACCAAGAACATCTCCATCTCGGCCAACGGCCACATCGCCGCGCTGGACAGCGAAGGCCAGGAGATCGCCGGGGCGGACATCCCGCTCTACACCTTCATCAACCCCGCCGGCCTCGATGCCCGCGGCCGCAACCTCTACACGCCCACCGAAGCCTCGGGCGACGAGCAGGAAGGCGTGCCCGGCACGGACAATGTGGGCACGCTGGCGCAGGGCTTCCTCGAAATGTCCAATGTGGAAGTGGTGGACGAAATGGTGAACATGATCGTGGGCCAGCGCGCCTATGAGGTCAATTCCAAGTCCATCCAGACTTCGGACTCCATGCTCGGCATCGCGGTGCAGCTCAAGCGCAGCTAG
- the gap gene encoding type I glyceraldehyde-3-phosphate dehydrogenase — translation MPVTLGMNGFGRIGRYLLRLLANDDEIVFTAINARASNDALAYLLKYDSTYGTFPGEVGHDENGLIVNGRHITVTRCKAGEWEWGRLGVDMVVESTGTIKDREGLARHLACGAKKVIISAPGKGVDAMIVMGVNQDIYDPEKDNILSAASCTTNCLAPAVKVIHENFGFDHGLMTTIHSYTMSQRILDGTHKDWRRGRTAGVSMVPSSTGAAKAVGVVMPELAGRINGMSVRIPTFDCSLVDLTCEVEKRCAAEEVNAALRAASLGALHENLGYSDEPLVSIDYRGSTYGGVIDALSTQVLRETMVKLLIWYDNEAGFTNQLLRLVRMVGKSL, via the coding sequence ATGCCCGTCACTCTGGGAATGAACGGCTTCGGCCGCATCGGCCGCTACCTCCTCCGCCTGCTCGCCAATGACGACGAGATCGTCTTCACGGCCATCAACGCCCGGGCCTCCAACGACGCCCTGGCCTATCTGCTGAAGTACGACTCCACCTACGGCACCTTCCCGGGTGAGGTGGGGCACGACGAGAACGGCCTCATTGTCAACGGCCGGCACATCACCGTGACGCGCTGCAAGGCCGGCGAGTGGGAGTGGGGCCGCCTTGGCGTGGACATGGTGGTGGAGAGCACCGGCACCATCAAGGACCGCGAGGGCCTTGCGCGCCACCTCGCGTGCGGCGCGAAAAAGGTCATCATCTCGGCGCCGGGCAAGGGCGTGGACGCCATGATCGTCATGGGCGTCAACCAGGACATCTACGACCCCGAAAAGGACAACATCCTCTCGGCCGCGTCCTGCACCACCAACTGCCTCGCCCCGGCGGTCAAGGTCATCCACGAGAACTTCGGCTTCGACCACGGCCTCATGACCACCATCCACTCCTACACCATGAGCCAGCGCATCCTCGACGGCACCCACAAGGACTGGCGGCGCGGCCGCACGGCCGGCGTCTCCATGGTGCCGTCGAGCACGGGCGCTGCAAAGGCCGTGGGCGTGGTGATGCCCGAGCTCGCGGGGCGCATCAACGGCATGTCCGTGCGCATCCCCACCTTTGACTGCTCCCTCGTGGACCTCACCTGCGAGGTGGAAAAGCGCTGCGCCGCCGAAGAAGTCAATGCCGCGCTCAGGGCGGCGAGCCTCGGCGCCCTGCACGAGAACCTGGGCTATTCCGACGAGCCGCTGGTTTCCATCGACTACCGGGGCAGCACCTACGGCGGCGTTATTGACGCGCTCTCCACGCAGGTGCTGCGCGAGACCATGGTCAAGCTCCTCATCTGGTATGACAACGAGGCTGGCTTCACCAACCAGCTCCTGCGCCTCGTGCGCATGGTGGGCAAGAGTCTCTAG